A DNA window from Tachysurus fulvidraco isolate hzauxx_2018 chromosome 4, HZAU_PFXX_2.0, whole genome shotgun sequence contains the following coding sequences:
- the gpatch11 gene encoding G patch domain-containing protein 11: MSAEEDDYMSDAFLNPLMDVRPGMPKVKRLKESLRRETLHKEKNILNQQKSYKEKEQTRRDAALQNSLSSENKGFALLQKMGYTAGQGLGKEGTGRVEPLPLNIKTDRGGIGMEEQKKRKAEEKLRNERKRLQVKQHMEKKSLEDFRERKRTEREHRETEGDLRKSQWACEQLDKQKGIIVPKDSWYWAEEVKNQEAEQDEPNTEGSKDDTELTSLVKLEFITSYLRSVHFYCIWCGTAYRDEEDINTNCPGCTASNHNE; encoded by the exons aTGTCAGCGGAGGAAGATGATTATATGTCTGATGCTTTTCTTAACCCATT AATGGATGTTCGGCCTGGCATGCCAAAGGTGAAACGTTTAAAGGAGTCTCTAAGACGAGAGACTTTgcacaaagagaaaaatattcttAACCAGCAAAAAAGCTACAAGGAAAAAGAGCAGACCAGACGAGATGCTGCTTTGCAGAACTCTCTAAGCAGTGAAAATAAAGGGTTTGCTTTGCTGCAGAAAATGGGCTATACAGCAGGACAAGGTCTGGGAAAAGAAG GTACTGGACGAGTTGAACCACTTCCCCTTAACATAAAAACTG ACAGGGGGGGAATTGGAAtggaagaacaaaagaaaaggaaagcagAAGAGAAGttaagaaatgagagaaaaagattGCAAGTGAAGCAGCATATGGAGAAGAAGTCTCTTGAGGATTTCAG AGAGCGCAAAAGAACTGAAAGAGAACACCGTGAAACTGAAGGAGACCTGAGGAAAAGTCAGTGGGCCTGTGAACAGCTGGACAAACAAAAG GGAATAATTGTACCAAAGGACAGCTGGTACTGGGCCGAAGAAGTTAAGAATCAAGAGGCAGAGCAGGATGAACCCAACACTGAAGGAAGTAAAGACGATACGGAATTAACg TCATTAGTGAAGCTGGAGTTTATAACGTCATACCTGAGGAGTGTGCATTTCTACTGCATATGGTGTGGGACAGCATATAGAG ATGAGGAGGATATAAACACGAACTGTCCTGGTTGTACAGCATCAAATCACAATGAGTAA